A genome region from Triticum aestivum cultivar Chinese Spring chromosome 2B, IWGSC CS RefSeq v2.1, whole genome shotgun sequence includes the following:
- the LOC123042533 gene encoding cysteine-rich repeat secretory protein 38-like isoform X2, whose protein sequence is MAGKCPGRRNYMLVHDTCLLRHASASFFGAADTSRVKYRRNPQNATQPEQFASLLAPLMGSLAERAAYASPRMFAVGTADVTSSDRIYGMAQCTRDLGKDDCHSCLVTAVSRIPTCCAGRRGGQVIFRTCSVRFEVYPFFSTPSEAAMLRTPPPQPAGQIMDGNSKISLSNGLCVYKKASDACHLDGKCHCCDVTDLCYLTVALCKKYCEGSPH, encoded by the exons gccGGCAAGTGCCCCGGCCGGAGAAACTACATGCTGGTCCACGACACCTGCCTGCTGCGGCACGCCAGCGCGAGCTTCTTCGGCGCCGCCGACACATCGCGGGTCAAGTACCGGCGGAATCCGCAGAACGCGACGCAGCCGGAGCAGTTCGCGTCGCTGCTGGCCCCGCTGATGGGCAGCCTCGCCGAGAGGGCGGCGTACGCGTCTCCGCGGATGTTCGCCGTCGGCACGGCCGACGTGACGTCCTCCGACAGGATCTACGGCATGGCGCAGTGCACGCGGGACCTCGGTAAGGACGACTGCCACAGCTGCCTCGTCACTGCCGTCTCAAGGATCCCGACCTGCTGCGCCGGGAGGCGGGGTGGTCAGGTCATCTTCCGGACCTGCTCCGTCCGGTTCGAGGTCTACCCTTTCTTCAGCACCCCCTCTGAGGCGGCCATGTTGcggacgccgccgccgcagccagcaG GTCAAATCATGGACGGTAATTCTAAGATCAGCTTATCAAACGGGTTGTGCGTCTATAAAAAAGCGTCTGACGCCTGCCATTTAGATGGAAAGTGCCACTGTTGCGACGTGACAGATTTGTGCTATCTCACAGTCGCTCTGTGCAAGAAATATTGTGAAGGTTCTCCACACTAG
- the LOC123042533 gene encoding cysteine-rich repeat secretory protein 38-like isoform X1: MAGKCPGRRNYMLVHDTCLLRHASASFFGAADTSRVKYRRNPQNATQPEQFASLLAPLMGSLAERAAYASPRMFAVGTADVTSSDRIYGMAQCTRDLGKDDCHSCLVTAVSRIPTCCAGRRGGQVIFRTCSVRFEVYPFFSTPSEAAMLRTPPPQPAGQIMDGNSKISLSNGLCVYKKASDACHLDGKCHCCDVTDLCYLTVALCKKYCEGSPH, encoded by the exons CAAGTGCCCCGGCCGGAGAAACTACATGCTGGTCCACGACACCTGCCTGCTGCGGCACGCCAGCGCGAGCTTCTTCGGCGCCGCCGACACATCGCGGGTCAAGTACCGGCGGAATCCGCAGAACGCGACGCAGCCGGAGCAGTTCGCGTCGCTGCTGGCCCCGCTGATGGGCAGCCTCGCCGAGAGGGCGGCGTACGCGTCTCCGCGGATGTTCGCCGTCGGCACGGCCGACGTGACGTCCTCCGACAGGATCTACGGCATGGCGCAGTGCACGCGGGACCTCGGTAAGGACGACTGCCACAGCTGCCTCGTCACTGCCGTCTCAAGGATCCCGACCTGCTGCGCCGGGAGGCGGGGTGGTCAGGTCATCTTCCGGACCTGCTCCGTCCGGTTCGAGGTCTACCCTTTCTTCAGCACCCCCTCTGAGGCGGCCATGTTGcggacgccgccgccgcagccagcaG GTCAAATCATGGACGGTAATTCTAAGATCAGCTTATCAAACGGGTTGTGCGTCTATAAAAAAGCGTCTGACGCCTGCCATTTAGATGGAAAGTGCCACTGTTGCGACGTGACAGATTTGTGCTATCTCACAGTCGCTCTGTGCAAGAAATATTGTGAAGGTTCTCCACACTAG
- the LOC123042534 gene encoding uncharacterized protein, whose amino-acid sequence MKLSMQSLARKLSIPSPKRGKKQHQDGGGSGKRGISLSEAPSFVSASSSYTSSSTEDALPRASKPRSVLPAEILRRELEAVLRRLGHDEPSDDELDAVAAFAAAGEAGPEDELMEAFNVFDADGDDFIGF is encoded by the coding sequence ATGAAGCTCTCCATGCAGTCGCTGGCCCGGAAGCTCTCCATCCCATCGCCCAAGCggggcaagaagcagcaccaggacggcggcggcagcggcaagcgGGGCATCTCCCTGAGCGAGGCGCCGTCGTTCGTGTCCGCGTCGTCCTCCTACACCTCGTCGTCCACCGAGGACGCGCTGCCGAGGGCGTCGAAGCCGCGGTCGGTGCTGCCCGCGGAGATCTTGCGGCGGGAGCTGGAGGCTGTGCTCCGGCGGCTGGGCCATGACGAGCCGTCGGACGACGAGCTCGACGCCGTGGCGGCCTTCGCGGCCGCCGGGGAGGCCGGCCCCGAGGACGAGCTGATGGAGGCGTTCAATGTGTTCGACGCCGACGGCGACGATTTCATCGGCTTCTAG